Proteins encoded within one genomic window of Lactococcus garvieae:
- a CDS encoding glucose PTS transporter subunit IIA, with the protein MAEDKVTRIARQIYEEIGGVENVQSLVHCMTRVRLSMVDEEKVNIDDLKAIDGVMGVVKGETLQVIVGPGTVNKVAQKMVDMVGVKLGEPFPTAAGGSLEDRTAQMKKEAKEKYNKPSKIKEVLNSISRIFTPLIPAFVGAGLIGGIASIMANLITAGTIDGATFTQIVAVLGVIQKGIFAYLVIYVGINAATEFGATPSLGGVIGAVTMLTGITPEAPINNIFTGQPLSAQQGGIIGVIFAVWLLSLVEKNLRKVIPDSIDIIVTPTLSLLAIGLLTIFLIMPIAGTISTSLVGAINAVLNVGGGFAGFLLGALFLPMVMFGLHQILTPIHIEMIDKTGSTTLLPILAMAGAGQVGASLALWVRLRKNKEFAEIVKGALPVGFLGIGEPLIYGVTLPMGRPFITACIGGGIGGAVIGSLGHVGAIAIGPSGIALIPLIADNRWLIYIFGLIGGYVGGFIATYFFGIPQSEKDKADNYVDEKETTVLPNMEKTVASPMSGKIIPLTEVKDEVFSKGMLGQGFAIQPQDGKVFAPFEGTVTTIFPTKHAIGLLSNSGIEVLIHVGLDTVSLEGNPFTARVTEGSKIAKGDLLLEADLKEIEEAQLSPVTLVVITNSDSFKHIYIETPEKVTSGEQVIIAE; encoded by the coding sequence ATGGCAGAAGATAAAGTAACGCGCATTGCTCGGCAAATTTATGAAGAAATTGGTGGAGTAGAAAACGTACAAAGTTTAGTGCATTGTATGACCCGAGTGAGACTTTCAATGGTTGATGAAGAAAAAGTAAACATTGATGATCTCAAAGCAATTGATGGAGTTATGGGAGTAGTTAAAGGAGAAACGTTACAAGTTATCGTTGGTCCTGGTACAGTCAATAAAGTTGCCCAAAAAATGGTCGATATGGTCGGTGTAAAACTGGGTGAACCATTCCCAACTGCAGCAGGTGGAAGCTTAGAAGATCGCACTGCTCAAATGAAAAAAGAAGCCAAAGAAAAATACAATAAGCCTTCAAAAATTAAAGAAGTACTTAATTCCATTTCACGTATTTTCACACCGCTGATTCCAGCATTTGTTGGTGCGGGTCTTATTGGCGGGATTGCCTCAATCATGGCCAATCTTATCACAGCGGGAACAATTGACGGTGCAACATTTACTCAGATTGTTGCTGTCTTAGGAGTTATCCAAAAAGGTATCTTTGCCTATCTCGTTATTTATGTCGGTATTAATGCTGCGACTGAATTCGGTGCAACTCCTTCCTTAGGGGGTGTTATCGGAGCGGTAACCATGCTTACGGGGATTACTCCAGAAGCGCCGATTAATAATATTTTTACAGGACAACCCTTATCAGCCCAACAAGGAGGGATTATTGGTGTAATCTTTGCTGTATGGCTCCTCTCTCTTGTAGAAAAGAACTTGCGAAAAGTTATTCCTGATTCTATTGATATTATTGTTACACCAACCCTTTCTTTACTTGCTATTGGGTTATTGACAATCTTTTTGATTATGCCTATTGCTGGAACTATTTCGACTTCACTTGTAGGTGCGATTAATGCTGTATTAAATGTCGGTGGCGGCTTTGCTGGTTTCTTATTAGGAGCACTCTTCCTTCCGATGGTTATGTTTGGTTTACACCAAATTTTGACTCCCATCCATATTGAAATGATTGATAAAACAGGCTCAACAACCTTACTTCCAATCCTTGCCATGGCAGGAGCAGGTCAAGTCGGTGCTTCTTTAGCCCTTTGGGTTCGCTTACGTAAAAATAAAGAATTTGCAGAAATCGTAAAAGGAGCTTTGCCTGTTGGTTTCTTAGGTATTGGGGAACCACTTATCTATGGTGTTACTCTTCCTATGGGGCGTCCATTTATCACAGCCTGTATCGGTGGGGGTATCGGAGGTGCCGTCATTGGATCTCTAGGTCATGTAGGCGCTATTGCTATTGGTCCTAGTGGTATTGCCTTGATTCCATTGATTGCGGATAATCGTTGGTTGATTTATATTTTTGGTTTAATTGGCGGTTATGTCGGTGGCTTTATTGCAACATATTTCTTCGGAATTCCACAGTCTGAAAAGGATAAAGCAGACAACTATGTGGACGAAAAAGAAACAACCGTATTGCCAAATATGGAAAAAACGGTCGCTTCACCCATGTCAGGTAAAATTATTCCCTTGACTGAAGTAAAAGATGAAGTTTTCTCTAAAGGAATGCTAGGCCAAGGCTTTGCTATACAGCCCCAAGATGGAAAAGTTTTTGCTCCTTTTGAAGGTACTGTAACAACAATTTTCCCTACAAAACATGCGATTGGATTACTCAGTAATTCAGGAATCGAAGTTCTAATCCATGTTGGTTTAGATACAGTTTCCTTAGAAGGAAATCCTTTTACTGCTCGAGTGACTGAGGGAAGTAAAATTGCTAAAGGCGATTTACTTTTAGAAGCTGACTTGAAAGAGATTGAGGAAGCTCAATTATCACCTGTCACATTAGTGGTTATTACAAATTCAGATAGTTTCAAACATATTTATATTGAAACACCTGAAAAGGTAACTTCTGGAGAACAAG
- the pepV gene encoding dipeptidase PepV, translating into MTTIDFTAEVEKRKDAMLEDLFELLRIDSAMDMDNADKENPFGPGPRKALDKFLELAERDGYETKNYDNYVAHFEYGDGDEVLGIFGHLDVVPAGSGWDSNPFEPEIRNGNLYARGASDDKGPTMACYYGLKILKDLGVPLSKKIRFIVGTNEETGWKDMDYYFEHCELPLPDFGFSPDAEFPIINGEKGNVTEYIHFDGKNAGPVVLHSFKAGLAENMVPESATAVISGATDLQEKLEAFVAENADKNLRFDLEEADGKATITVYGKSAHGAMPFKGINGATYLAKFLNQFDFEAGAAAYIKLGAETLIDDHEGEKLGTAYNDDLMGATSMNAGVWNFDENGEGTIALNFRFPQGTDQHKIKAVLEALEGVNEVTMNDHVMEPHYVPMEDELVSTLISVYEKHTGLKGYETVIGGGTFGRLLKRGVAYGAMFEGEEDTMHQANEYKPLDALYKSAVIYAEAIYELAK; encoded by the coding sequence ATGACAACTATTGATTTTACTGCAGAAGTAGAAAAGCGCAAAGACGCGATGCTCGAAGATTTGTTTGAACTTCTTCGTATTGATTCAGCGATGGACATGGACAATGCGGACAAAGAAAACCCATTTGGCCCTGGCCCTCGTAAAGCCCTTGACAAATTCTTGGAATTGGCTGAACGTGATGGTTATGAAACTAAAAACTATGACAACTACGTAGCTCATTTCGAATATGGTGACGGCGATGAAGTTTTGGGTATCTTTGGTCACTTGGACGTTGTTCCTGCTGGTTCTGGTTGGGATTCAAATCCATTTGAACCTGAAATCCGTAACGGTAACCTCTATGCACGTGGTGCTTCAGATGATAAAGGCCCAACTATGGCTTGTTACTATGGTTTGAAAATCTTGAAAGACCTTGGCGTGCCATTGTCTAAAAAAATCCGTTTCATCGTTGGTACAAACGAAGAAACAGGTTGGAAAGATATGGATTACTACTTCGAACACTGTGAATTACCATTGCCAGACTTCGGATTCTCTCCAGATGCTGAATTCCCAATCATCAACGGTGAAAAAGGTAACGTTACAGAGTACATCCACTTTGACGGAAAAAATGCTGGTCCAGTAGTTCTTCATTCATTCAAAGCTGGTTTGGCTGAGAACATGGTTCCTGAATCTGCAACAGCAGTTATCTCAGGTGCTACTGACCTCCAAGAAAAATTGGAAGCTTTTGTTGCTGAAAATGCAGATAAAAACTTGCGTTTTGACCTTGAAGAAGCAGACGGTAAAGCAACAATCACAGTTTATGGTAAATCAGCACACGGTGCTATGCCATTTAAAGGAATCAATGGAGCAACTTACCTTGCTAAATTCCTTAACCAATTTGACTTTGAAGCTGGAGCAGCTGCTTATATCAAACTTGGTGCTGAAACATTGATTGATGACCACGAAGGTGAAAAATTAGGTACTGCCTACAATGATGACCTTATGGGAGCAACATCAATGAATGCTGGTGTTTGGAACTTTGACGAAAATGGAGAAGGCACAATTGCGCTTAACTTCCGTTTCCCACAAGGAACTGATCAACACAAAATCAAAGCAGTTCTCGAAGCTCTTGAAGGCGTAAATGAAGTAACAATGAACGACCACGTTATGGAACCTCACTACGTACCAATGGAAGATGAACTTGTTTCTACATTGATTAGCGTTTACGAAAAACACACTGGCCTCAAAGGTTACGAAACAGTAATCGGTGGTGGTACATTCGGTCGCCTCCTCAAACGTGGTGTCGCTTACGGTGCGATGTTTGAAGGTGAAGAAGACACAATGCACCAAGCTAACGAATACAAACCTTTGGATGCACTCTACAAATCAGCTGTAATCTATGCTGAAGCAATTTACGAATTAGCTAAATAA
- a CDS encoding MupG family TIM beta-alpha barrel fold protein gives MFGFSIFMNEDLSEQDVQYIKAMKQAGFVGIFTSMHIPEDDVKAYKDRLERLGNCAKKHGLKLMVDISGEALERAGYSFQRLGELQKIGVTGLRMDYHIDNEKIAKASHKIKISLNASTLQEEDIEELVSLGANFENLEAWHNYYPRPETGLDPKYFIAQNQWLQKYNMKLIAFVAGDAKRRLPLKRGLPTLEKHRNTHPLAAALELLAMGSDGVYIGDGDLEELTRTQFAAYIQSDTIVLHAENNNSAYFTTILGNHENRNDQSPHLIRSANARFKKVEQIKKEHTGKRIKGAITLDNELYGRYMGETQICKEELLADQKVNIVGYVTKKDKDLLDVIYSKQKFEIKEKGRK, from the coding sequence ATGTTTGGTTTTTCAATTTTTATGAATGAAGATCTATCTGAGCAAGATGTCCAGTATATCAAGGCAATGAAACAAGCTGGGTTTGTGGGAATCTTTACTTCGATGCATATTCCAGAAGATGATGTAAAAGCCTATAAAGACCGACTCGAAAGATTAGGAAATTGTGCAAAAAAGCATGGCTTGAAATTAATGGTAGATATTTCGGGTGAGGCTCTAGAAAGAGCAGGCTATTCCTTCCAACGTCTGGGTGAGCTCCAAAAGATAGGTGTGACGGGATTACGGATGGATTATCATATTGATAACGAAAAAATCGCTAAAGCAAGTCATAAGATAAAGATTAGTTTAAATGCCAGCACGCTACAAGAAGAAGACATTGAGGAATTAGTTTCTCTAGGTGCTAATTTTGAAAACCTAGAGGCTTGGCACAATTATTATCCACGGCCAGAGACGGGGTTAGATCCAAAATACTTTATAGCGCAGAACCAATGGCTACAAAAATATAATATGAAGCTAATTGCTTTTGTGGCTGGGGATGCCAAAAGACGGCTTCCTTTAAAACGAGGTTTACCCACACTGGAAAAACACAGAAATACACATCCTCTTGCTGCGGCTCTTGAACTTTTGGCAATGGGAAGTGATGGCGTTTATATTGGGGATGGAGACCTGGAGGAACTTACGAGGACACAATTTGCAGCCTATATCCAATCTGACACCATCGTACTTCATGCAGAAAACAATAACTCCGCTTATTTTACGACCATTTTAGGGAACCACGAAAACAGAAATGACCAGTCGCCTCACTTGATTCGAAGTGCGAATGCACGGTTTAAAAAAGTTGAGCAAATAAAAAAAGAACATACAGGCAAGCGTATCAAAGGTGCCATAACGCTGGACAATGAACTGTACGGTCGTTATATGGGAGAAACTCAAATATGTAAAGAGGAGCTCTTAGCAGATCAAAAAGTTAATATTGTCGGCTATGTTACAAAAAAAGATAAAGATTTGTTAGATGTTATATATTCGAAGCAAAAATTTGAGATAAAAGAAAAGGGAAGAAAATGA
- the murQ gene encoding N-acetylmuramic acid 6-phosphate etherase, translating into MNLESLTTERRNEATFGLDEMSVSTALAKMNNEDKKVAEAVEKALPMIEPVIEKTIESFNKGGRLIYLGAGTSGRLGVLDAAECVPTFGVEASMVVGLIAGGEEAMTVAVEGAEDDFELGKQDLIDLQLTTNDMVIGIAASGRTPYVIGALDYARELGAHTGSLACNFNAEISKHAEFPIEVDCGAEFLTGSTRLKSGTAQKLILNMISTISMIGIGKVYNNLMVDVRPTNEKLVERSKRIIMQATECDYQVAEKTFYQADEDVKLAIVMILTNSEKQEAQEKLVEAKGFIKKTLS; encoded by the coding sequence ATGAATTTAGAGAGTTTAACTACAGAACGTCGTAACGAAGCAACATTTGGATTGGACGAAATGTCTGTATCTACTGCTTTAGCAAAGATGAATAATGAAGATAAAAAAGTAGCTGAAGCTGTGGAAAAAGCCTTGCCAATGATTGAGCCCGTTATTGAAAAAACTATTGAAAGTTTTAATAAAGGCGGACGCTTAATCTATCTTGGTGCAGGAACGAGTGGTCGTTTGGGTGTTCTTGATGCCGCAGAATGTGTACCAACTTTTGGGGTTGAAGCGAGTATGGTTGTGGGCTTAATTGCTGGAGGTGAAGAAGCAATGACGGTAGCAGTCGAAGGTGCAGAAGATGATTTTGAGCTTGGCAAACAAGATTTGATTGATCTTCAACTTACGACTAATGATATGGTGATTGGGATTGCTGCTAGTGGGCGTACACCTTATGTTATTGGAGCACTTGATTACGCGAGAGAGCTAGGCGCACATACTGGATCATTGGCTTGTAACTTCAATGCTGAGATTAGTAAACATGCAGAATTTCCGATTGAAGTTGACTGCGGAGCAGAATTTTTGACTGGCTCAACGCGACTAAAATCTGGTACAGCTCAAAAATTGATTTTGAATATGATTTCGACAATTTCAATGATTGGAATCGGAAAAGTATATAATAACTTAATGGTGGATGTTCGACCAACTAATGAAAAATTAGTCGAACGCAGCAAACGCATTATTATGCAAGCAACTGAGTGTGATTATCAAGTGGCAGAAAAGACTTTTTATCAAGCTGATGAAGATGTCAAACTGGCAATTGTTATGATTTTAACAAATAGTGAGAAACAAGAAGCACAAGAAAAGCTAGTAGAAGCAAAGGGTTTTATCAAAAAAACGTTGAGTTAA